The Setaria italica strain Yugu1 chromosome IX, Setaria_italica_v2.0, whole genome shotgun sequence genome has a window encoding:
- the LOC101757563 gene encoding probable 6-phosphogluconolactonase 1 produces MEREIMTSYETKKNCEIRVFESSDEMATDLAEFISQVSEISVKERGYFAIALCGGPLIRHMRKLCEAPYNKTLDWSKWYIFWAEERAVAKNHAESNYKLAKEGFLSKVPILNGHVYSINDNATVEQAATDYEFVIRQLVKVRTVGVSESNDCPKFDLILLNIGPDGHVASLFPNHPALELKDDWVTYITDSPEPPPERITFTLPVINSALNIAIVATGEDKEKAVSFAISDCNESLGATSVPATMVQPTDGKLVWFLDEAAASSLEAGNDAYEHQY; encoded by the exons ATGGAGAGGGAAATCATGACCTCCTATGAAACCAAGAAGAACTGTGAAATTAGGGTATTTGAGAGTTCAGACGAGATGGCAACAGATCTGGCAGAGTTTATTTCACAAGTTTCAGAAATTTCTGTTAAGGAAAGAGGATACTTTGCTATTGCTCTCTGCGGAGGGCCTCTTATCAGACATATGCG gaAGCTCTGTGAAGCACCATACAACAAGACCCTTGATTGGTCTAAATGGTACATCTTCTGGGCTGAAGAACGTGCAGTAGCAAAGAACCATGCAGAGAGTAACTACAAATTAGCAAAGGAAGGATTTCTCTCCAAG GTGCCTATTCTTAATGGTCATGTCTACTCCATCAACGACAACGCAACGGTGGAACAGGCTGCAACTGACTATGAATTTGTCATCAGGCAGCTGGTCAAGGTTCGAACAGTTGGAGTCTCAGAGAGCAACGACTGCCCCAAATTTGACCTCATTCTTCTGAACATTGGTCCTGATGGTCATGTAGCCTCATTGTTCCCCAACCATCCAGCTCTTGAGCTGAAAGATGACTGGGTCACCTACATCACCGATTCTCCAGAGCCTCCACCTGAGAGGATTACCTTCACTCTCCCTGTGATAAACTCGGCATTGAACATTGCTATTGTTGCCACTGGAGAAGACAAGGAAAAGGCTGTGTCTTTTGCTATTTCTGACTGCAACGAAAGCCTAGGTGCTACATCAGTACCTGCTACAATGGTTCAGCCAACTGACGGGAAGTTGGTATGGTTTCTGGATGAGGCGGCTGCCTCATCCCTTGAAGCTGGGAACGATGCTTACGAGCACCAGTACTGA
- the LOC101756890 gene encoding putative receptor protein kinase ZmPK1 encodes MATFFTILLVLLSLLPLLSSAAPRDTLLLGSSLSVEKDQTDVLRSQDGTFTCGFYSIYTNAFTFSIWYTNSANKTVVWTADRGRPVHARGAAVTLQKGGALVLTDYDGAVVWQAEGGDSAGVQYAQLLDTGNLVMKNSSGIVVWQSFDSPTDTLLPTQRITASTKLVSTTGLHVPGHNIFHFTDTSILSLMYDDADVHEIYWPDPDNGEYENNRNRYNNTRFGGLDDTGNFFSSDLPNQQALVASDQGLGIKRRLTLDPDGNLRLYSLNSSDGRWLVSWIAMSQPCNIHGFCGPNGICHYLPAPTCLCPPGYAMSNPGNWSQGCRPLVDINCTVEQVQPVKFLPLPGTDYWGSDQMHVDQVSLQACKNICRSDCTCKGFMYQQGSGSCYPKSFLFNGKAFTPPRKAYRIMYLKLPMSVNISGISVAQTNVLVSRKYHPDCRQMSKTLMEPFPEVHKASQGEAKWFYFYGFAGAIFVLEVFSIASVWWFVLRRELGASEIQAVEEGYKVLTSNFRRYSYKELVKATRNFKDELGRGGSGIVYKGILDDSREVAVKMLENVRQCEEEFQAELRIIGRINHMNLVRIWGFCSESCHRMLVTEYIENGSLANILSNETILLEWRQRFNIALGVAKGLAYLHHECLEWVIHCDVKPENILLDQNLEPKIADFGLAKLLNRGGTNQNVSRVRGTIGYIAPEWISSLKITAKVDVYSYGVLLLELLLGKRVLDLAVGADEEVHKVLRKLVGTLADMLDRKEPSSIAEVVDCRLNGQFNYTQVRTLIRLSVSCLDEDRNKRPTMESIVQMLLLADDSRSIS; translated from the coding sequence ATGGCAACCTTCTTCACCATCCTTCTGGTCCTATTATCACTGCTTCCCCTCCTCTCGAGTGCTGCGCCTCGCGACACTCTACTGCTGGGATCCTCGCTCTCCGTGGAGAAGGACCAAACCGACGTCCTGCGCTCGCAGGATGGCACTTTCACCTGCGGCTTCTACAGCATCTACACCAACGCCTTCACCTTCTCCATATGGTACACCAACTCGGCGAACAAGACTGTCGTCTGGACTGCGGACCGTGGTCGCCCCGTGCACGCCAGGGGGGCGGCGGTCACGCTGCAGAAGGGCGGCGCCTTGGTTCTCACGGACTACGACGGTGCGGTGGTGTGGCAGGCCGAAGGCGGCGACTCAGCTGGCGTGCAGTATGCTCAGCTCCTGGATACTGGGAACCTTGTCATGAAGAACTCCAGCGGCATTGTTGTGTGGCAGAGCTTCGATTCACCAACAGACACCCTGCTCCCCACCCAGCGCATAACAGCTTCTACGAAGCTGGTCTCCACCACAGGACTGCATGTCCCAGGTCACAACATATTTCATTTCACAGACACATCGATATTGTCCCTTATGTATGACGATGCCGATGTTCATGAAATATATTGGCCAGACCCTGACAATGGAGAGTATGAGAATAACCGGAATCGGTATAACAATACAAGGTTTGGGGGTCTAGATGATACCGGAAACTTCTTTTCGAGTGATTTGCCCAACCAGCAAGCACTCGTTGCCTCCGATCAAGGTCTTGGCATCAAAAGAAGGCTCACTCTGGATCCTGATGGCAATCTCCGGCTCTACAGCTTGAACAGTTCAGATGGGAGATGGTTGGTTTCCTGGATTGCAATGTCTCAGCCCTGCAATATTCATGGCTTCTGTGGTCCAAATGGGATCTGCCACTACTTGCCTGCGCCTACATGCTTGTGCCCACCGGGTTATGCGATGAGCAACCCTGGGAACTGGAGCCAAGGCTGTAGGCCTCTAGTAGACATTAACTGTACTGTCGAGCAAGTGCAACCTGTCAAGTTCTTGCCACTTCCAGGCACCGACTATTGGGGATCCGATCAGATGCATGTTGACCAGGTATCCTTGCAAGCCTGCAAGAACATATGTAGGAGTGATTGCACCTGCAAAGGCTTCATGTACCAGCAAGGATCAGGGTCATGCTATCCAAAGTCTTTCCTTTTCAATGGGAAGGCATTTACACCGCCTAGAAAGGCATATCGCATCATGTATCTCAAGCTCCCCATGAGTGTTAATATTTCAGGCATCTCTGTTGCGCAAACTAATGTGCTTGTTTCAAGAAAGTACCATCCTGATTGTAGACAGATGAGCAAAACGCTGATGGAACCATTTCCGGAGGTTCACAAGGCCAGCCAGGGGGAAGCAAAATGGTTTTACTTCTATGGGTTTGCAGGTGCAATTTTTGTTCTTGAAGTTTTCTCCATTGCATCAGTATGGTGGTTCGTTTTGAGACGGGAGTTGGGAGCGTCAGAAATACAAGCTGTTGAGGAAGGATACAAGGTGCTGACTAGCAATTTCAGAAGATACAGCTACAAAGAGTTGGTGAAGGCAACCAGAAATTTCAAAGATGAGCTTGGAAGAGGAGGCTCAGGGATCGTCTACAAGGGAATCTTAGACGACAGTCGAGAAGTGGCTGTTAAGATGCTGGAAAACGTAAGGCAATGCGAGGAGGAGTTTCAAGCAGAATTGCGCATAATTGGGAGAATTAATCATATGAATCTCGTAAGGATATGGGGGTTTTGCTCTGAAAGCTGCCACAGGATGTTGGTCACAGAGTATATTGAGAATGGATCATTAGCTAACATCCTATCCAACGAAACCATTCTGCTAGAGTGGAGGCAGAGGTTTAATATTGCATTAGGTGTGGCGAAGGGGTTGGCTTATCTTCACCATGAATGTCTTGAGTGGGTAATCCACTGTGATGTGAAGCCGGAGAACATACTCTTGGATCAGAATCTAGAACCCAAGATTGCCGACTTTGGGTTGGCGAAGCTGTTGAACAGAGGTGGCACCAATCAGAATGTGTCACGAGTGCGAGGAACCATAGGCTACATCGCTCCAGAGTGGATCAGCAGTCTTAAGATCACGGCCAAAGTTGACGTGTATAGCTATGGGGTTCTGCTTCTTGAGCTACTGTTGGGAAAACGAGTTCTTGACTTGGCTGTAGGTGCCGATGAAGAGGTGCATAAGGTGCTCAGGAAGCTTGTAGGAACGCTTGCTGATATGTTAGATAGAAAGGAACCCTCTTCAATTGCCGAGGTTGTGGATTGCAGGCTGAACGGACAATTCAACTACACACAGGTAAGAACACTGATCAGGTTGTCAGTCTCATGCTTGGATGAAGACAGAAACAAAAGGCCAACTATGGAATCTATAGTGCAAATGCTACTTTTAGCTGATGATTCTCGCAGCATAAGCTAG